ATCAGTGTCATCAGAGTAGAATGCAAAGAGTTGACTGTGCAATTTCAGTTTGTACATCACACAGTTCCTGCCACTTTATGTTTTAATGATAGCCACATTGTTTTCTGAGTTCCGTTTGAGCATGTCTGGTGTGAAGGCATAATTTCCTCTCCAGGGTATGCAATCTTTGCCTGGAGTCCAACTGAGAAGTATGCCTATATGTGCATAGCTTCGCCAAACACCAGCAGCTGAGTACTCACTTGCAGTCCTCGCTCTCCAGCAGCCCCCGGTACGTGTTGATCTCACACTCCAGCCGGGCCCGGACATCCAGCAGCACCCGGTACTCCTGGTTCTGCCGCTCCAGGTCCCTCCTGATCTCCGCCAGCTGGGACTCCACGTTGCTGATCAGGCACTGCACCTGGGCCAGCTGGGCGCTGTAGCGGGCCTCCATCTCCGTCAGGGTGTTCTCCAGAGAGTCTCTCTGTCGTGCGGAAGGTAAGGAAGGTCACAGAGCTGCTCCTGAAAGGGCTTCTCCACAGGATGCAAAGAAGTCACAAGCTCCAAGAGTTAAGGAGAGGACGGCCCAAAGGCCAGCCTGGTGCCTCTGACTCCCCGACCTCCCCTTCTCACCAGGAGTCTGAACGATACCCACCAGGTTGTGCTGGGTCTGCAACTCCACCTCCAGGGCATGGACCGTGCGTCTCTGCTCAGTGATCTCCGCCTGGTAGGACTGCAGCTGCTCCAAGCTGGACACCACCTGCCCGTTCAGCTCCTCGGTCTGAAACACCAAAGGGGAGAAGGCAGGATCAGACCCTGTCTGAAGGGCCCTGAGGGGCCGAGGGGCCTGAGAGGCCACGTGCTGAGAGGCCCACCTGCCTGGTGAACCATTCCTGCACGTCCCTGTGGTTGCTCTCCACCAGGGCCTCGTAGTGAGACCTGGTCTCGTTGAGCACATTGTTCAGGTCCACGGTGGGGACGGCGTCCACCTCCACATTAAGGCGGTCTCCAAGCTGTCTCCGCAGGGAGTTGGCTTCCTGTGGATGTAGAAAATGCAAGAGTGACTATCCTCAATAAAAAGTGGACCCAAAGGAATGGCACTGCTTGTCAAAGTCCTGTTTGTCTATTTCCTCGGAAAAGCCTTTTAGTGGAGCGGCTATGACAACAGAAGGCAAAGTGGTCTGCGTTCCATGTGTTCAGCTCCTTCCCACCATGACTGTGTCATGGCACTTGGATTCAAAAAaaattcccgggcttccctggtggcgcagtggttgagagtccacctgccgatgcaggggacgcgggttcgtgccccggtctgggaagatcccacatgccgcggagcggctgcgcccgtgagccatggctgatgagcctgcgcgtccggagcctgtgctctgcaaccggagaggccacaacagtgagaggcccgcgtaccgcaaaaaaaaaaaaattctcaaggaTTTGCTTGGGGGCCACTCAAGGATGGATGAATGCCCAACTTTCCCAGTTTGCAGACTGTCTGCAGATGACCTCATAAGAAAAAGAATTGGCTGTATAATTTCAGATTGTATGTCACAGCATTTCTCCCATCAAGTAAGATCTTGGCATGGCCCctcccaggagagagaaggaaccCCAGATCATTCGTCATCAAGACTTTGAAAAAGTGGAGACTCCAGTTCACCAGGATTGATATTTTGGCTTTGAGGGGAAAGAGAAATGGCTTTGCATGGCATGATCAGAGCAATGCTGGGACTCTTCCTACAACTCAgtaaccaatcacaagcaatgctGGGACTCCTCCCACAACTCAGTAACCAATCACAAGCCCATGGAGGTGCCCTAGGAAACTCAAGTGAGGCACCAGTTCTGAGTGAAAGACAGCTTATCTGGGAACATGGATACGTTTCATCtctcaatgttttcttttatcctgAAGTTTTGGTGTTtttgaaggaaatttaaaagattCTTATTCCTGATTCTGCCACCCCAAATCACTAACGCCACCCTCAGCCTGAAGCTGAGTCAGGtttcttcatttctcatttctgGTCTTACCTCCTCGTGGTTGCTCTTGAGGCAGAGCAGCTCCTCCTTCAAGGACTCCACCTGGACCTCCAGGTCGGACTTGCACAGGGTCAGCTCATCCAGGATCCTACGCAGGTCATTCATGTCCGACTCCACCAGCTGCCGCAAGCCCAGCTCCATCTCATACCTGCACAAGGACAGGGTCAGAGCAGTACCTGGTAGACCTTGAAGACTGACAAGAATGATCTTGGATAAACCCATTcacctcttcttccctctttcgGCAATGAGTAGACCCAAGAGGCAGAGGGTTCTGGAGGCTCAGTCAAGACCCAATATTGATTCAAaaattgatttgagtcctcatCCACTTTTGTGGCTTCTTTCTTGGTTCCCCCCAATCCTCTGCAGAATCCTTCGCAACTGATGGATTGAACTGCTGTTCAGTAAGCTATGGAAACCCCTTTTCTTTCACTACAGATTGAACAAAAGAAGTGGACCCGTGTAAATTCTGAACAACTCACTTGGTCCTGAAGCCATCTGCGGCCAGCTTGGCATTGTCAATCTGCACTACCAGCCTAGTGTTCTCTGCCTTGGTGCAAAGGATCTGGGGAATGAGAGGTTGCTAAGTGAGgattgaaaataaatatgaaaccaTCGActtctttaaaaatgcttaaaaagcCCTTTTGAAgataaaaggaggaagaaagaatcaCGATGGCATAGATGCAAGAAACACAGTTCTCTCCCACAGACTGA
This sequence is a window from Pseudorca crassidens isolate mPseCra1 chromosome 19, mPseCra1.hap1, whole genome shotgun sequence. Protein-coding genes within it:
- the LOC137212330 gene encoding keratin, type I cuticular Ha1-like, coding for MPYSCSLPSLSCSSSCFSRPCVPRSCHGSTLPWSCNIPVNVGNSGCLCEGSFNGNEKETMQFLNSRLASYLEKVRQLERDNAELESRIRERSQQQDPLVCPVYQSHLRTIEELQQKILCTKAENTRLVVQIDNAKLAADGFRTKYEMELGLRQLVESDMNDLRRILDELTLCKSDLEVQVESLKEELLCLKSNHEEEANSLRRQLGDRLNVEVDAVPTVDLNNVLNETRSHYEALVESNHRDVQEWFTRQTEELNGQVVSSLEQLQSYQAEITEQRRTVHALEVELQTQHNLRDSLENTLTEMEARYSAQLAQVQCLISNVESQLAEIRRDLERQNQEYRVLLDVRARLECEINTYRGLLESEDCK